The window CGTGAGCGGGTGAAGGCAGGGCTCACCTCAGTGGCATAGAGAATGCCAATGATGCCCGAGATAACAGGGCTGTTCTCACTTTCGTGTTCCTGGCAGATGAGCTCAATGTCTCGAAGTTTGCTGAAGTAGAAGTCACGCTCCTTCTCCAGCCCATCCACGGTCAGCTTCAAATCCAATAGCTGCTTGGGGACACGGTGTTCAGGCCAGAGTCCTGACCTCAGACACCCCTTACTGCCCTGATGGCTCAAGGGCCTGGCTGTTTGTCAAGCACTCTCTCAGCCACCATCACCCACCCTGCTCACCTGCTGGTTGAGTTCAAGAATCTGGGCATCAGTCTCATGACCGCCATTCCGGGCTGATGGGGGATTCTTTCGGAGGATGCAGGGTGGGGCCACATTGCTCAGCCGACCAGAGGTCTGCATATTTTTGGGGCCTGTGGGGGACGTCCTCTGTGGAACTGCCCAGGGGAGAAAAGCGGGATGGGACCATGTGAGCCCACAGCTCACCTGGCATGAGACGGCCTGGTGTGACGGCTGCGGGGGCAGGCCCATGCGAAAGGCAGGCACTCTtgccctcccctcttctcccactCAAGAGGCAGCTACATCTAGGCCTCAAGCCATGGCCACACTGACACCACAGCAGCTGGACAGCTCTTTGGCAAGCCTGGGAGAGCAGGGACTTCGGGGAAGTAAAGAAGGTATGAGgtatggggagggaggagagctggCCTGAGGGAGAGGTGAGGGGAACTGGGAAGGCGAATTTGGGAAATGGGGCTGGAAGGGTTGGGCCTCTTGTACTGTCAGCCAGAGTCTGAAGAAAAGCAGCTGTTGCAGGGTCGCAGATCTGGCACTTGCTGGGTCTTTCCTACCAGAGGCCCTACCCTCCCCGTGGGTGACCTCAGAGTCTCAGGGCCCCTGCCTCTCCAGGCTCCCTGCCTCAGGATGGGCTCTGTGTTCTCTGCTGGGCCTGACTCAGGGACCCGGGCTCCTCCCCCGCAGGCCGGGCATGCTGTGGCCACTTGTCTTCTAGCTATGGCCGCTCCCTAGTCAGAGCCGGCTGCTTCTAACGCAAAGCAAGCAGGTGAATGGGGGGCAGGCCCAGGCAGGGCAGCAGCGCAAACGGAGGAGTGGCTCTGCTATGACGGGTTCAGATGCTgggctgctcctctctctgcctctccccaacccTTTCGCCCCCCAAAGGCCCtactgcttctctcccttctcctctagAACCTAGACAAAGCCTCCTTTCATAAGACTCATCTCTTGAGGACTTGGGGCTATGGGCCTTTGGAGTAGGGGAAGATGTGATCCCAATGGGGGAAGCTGGGCAAACTCCTGTCCCCAGGTGTCCAGTGGGCAGGGGATAAGGAGGGTGTGTGGTGCTGGCACCAGGGCCTTGACCTGGATGGACCTGGACAGATGAACCGTGCCACATGCCTCCCCGTCGTCTCGAGGCACACAAGTTAGCTCACACTACCAAAGCAAGTGCTCTGGGCCTCCCACCGCCACTGCCCCCACGGCTGGTGCCGGTGTCTCCGTCTGTAGCCATCTTGGCAGCCTTGTCCTCCCTACTGTGACTCCCCCTGGTCTAGGCGGGCAGCAGGCGGCGTCATCTGAACTCCGTGATAACAGTCTCCTCTAGGCTGGCAGGGCCGGGCCGGTGGCCCAGGAGGTGCTCCTGGCTGTGGAGCCCTGCCGGCCCGGCCCCCCATACTCCCTCCCCCGGCTCGGGCACGTTACCTGCTGTGCCAATGAGTTTCTTGGATTTGTTGAAGATCTGATCACCTGGGTTAGGAGGTGGTGCTACGTCCTGGCCCTGCCGCGCCAGCAGAGGGTTGTAATCCTTTCCATCATAGTTTGCGTCAAAGAATTTCTTAAACCACtgaataaactcaaaattatCTTGGAACtttcctttcactaatttctCTACGGGAATTATCTGAAATAGACCACACAAGCAGAGAACTTTAGCCACCTGCTGCTGTAGggctgccttcctctgtgagaggGCCACTGCTCTCAGGAAAGCCAGCCCCTGGGCTGCCACATCTTCCGCCTTCTCCACAGGAGGGGGCCCCCTCCCGGGGCACCAGAGCGTGTGGACAGCTGGTTGGGGCCTGGGCCCGGGATCCAGAGACAGCCATCTCCTCCAGGTACAGGAGGCCGAGGGAGGAGGTGTCCCTTGGTGCTGCTGTGTGCATGGGGGGTGGGAGCTGCTGGCACCAGGGCCTACAGGCCGCTGAGGCAGTAGAGTGAGCCAGGAGACTTTTCTCAGGCCCTACAGAGAAGGAACTTAATAGAAGTGGTGGACTGAGCCTTAGGTTCTGAGACGGATAGGGtctagagagaaggaaggggcaggaaggtAGTCAGGAGGGGATGTCAAGTGTGGGGTTTTGTACCATGCTTTGAGCTAGGGGGACATTCCCTctggaaggaaggtgggtggagagagGCATGAGAGCTGGAATgaccccagcagcccccagccccggctgGCGGACCATCTTCttccccagggtcacagagctcCTCAGGGCCCCCCGGAGCGCAGGCACCTACTTTATCAACACCCATCTTCTTGAAAGCTGCTTGCAGCACTTTGAAGTTGTGGATGTATTCATGTTCTAGTTTGGCCTGGAACTTCACCTTCCTCAGGTGCACACAGCCGGGGAAGAGCATGTCCATGAATTGGCAGTAGGCTGCCCCTGTGGAGAAGCACAGCTGCCTGGGGGTGCCCGGTGGCGCCTCTGGCCAGGCACCTGCTTTCCCTTCCCAGGCCCTCTGCTGGCCCGCTCCCCCAAACCAGCcagtctctcctctctccttgtcCTACGTGTAGGACAGACACAGCCAGGATGCCCCCAGCTCAGCTCTCCAGGAATAAGAGCAGTCACTCCCCATGGATGCGGTCACGTACCAGCACCATACCACACACTGCATATATGGCGTTCCATCCTACCAACAACCCTAGTTTGAGAGGCCACAGgatctccattttatggatgggaaaactgaggcctagtGACGTGCCCAGGGTGGCACTGCCAGGAGAGCTGAGGTTTGGGCTCAGAGTGGCTACACTGGACCTTGTGCTGTTGCCCTCTAGCTTCACTGCCTGTCCCAGCTCTGGAtaccccactgcccctcctgtcccACAGCCCTTCCCtgagcctctcttcctctctgcctctgagtCTTTCTATGCCACGAGACCCTCATTTCCTTTACCTCCAAATGCTCTGACTGGTTAAGGGCTCCGCAGCTCTCCTCAATCCTAATTACAAACTGCATTTTCTGCTGTGGCCGTTTGGCCTCCCCCCTGccatcctcttccctcccctccccttcagcagggtccactctccccactcccaggctCCTACCTGAACAGAGCTGTTCTATCTTGGTATAGTTGAGGTGCAGGGAGTCATTGACCCATGCAAGCATATCATGGCGACTCAGATTTTCACTGGTCACGGATGTGGAGTACACATTGACGGCCATTCCCCAGctgcagagaaggaagacaggcaCGGTCAACACCTGGGGGCCTTGTGCTGTTCTTTAACTGTAGGGAGAGAAGGAGCCAGAGAAACCCTGGGGAGGTGGAAAGCATCTTCCTCTAGACCCCCTTTGCAGTCTTGCCTCCTGGAAAACTTCAGGCATTTCCCGAGTGGTCACTCTATGCCAGCCGTGTGCTGAGGAACTGGTGGCGCGGTAAGATGTGGTCTCTGCCTTCGAGGAGTTTACAGACAGGCAAACCCTTACCGGGCGGGTGAGAGGGCAGTAAAAGCACATGCCCTTATAGGCAGCATAAAGGCAGGAGTGATCTCTTCAGCTTGACAAGGTCAGTGAAGACTTCGGGGCAGAGACAGCTGGAGTCTGGGAGAGCTCAGAGTTTTCCAAATGTACAAGGGACGGGGTAGAAGGGTACCGCGGGCCCAGGGACTAGTGAAGACAAAGGCATGGCTGATTCTGGGACTCTGAGTTGTTCAGCAGGCCCGGGGAGCAAGTTTTTGTGTTGGGGTGTGGTACAGTGAGGTTGGCAGGGACAGCCTGCAAAGGGCTTTGTTTTCCAAGAGGAGGCCAGACTTTCTGTTCAGACAACAGGAAGAAGCCATGAGAAGATTTTAAGCAGGCGGTAACCTGAccagatttgtgttttagaaagatgagTAACCTTTGTCTCTCCTTTGACTTCCAACCCTGTATTTCTGTGGCAGGTGGCCTGCTGGTTGACCCCTAGGCACCTACATTCTGCTTATCTAGAACCTCCCCTCAATCCAGGCTTCTGCTCTTGTCTTCATTATCCCAGTGGACATGAGCAACAGTCACTCAGTCACACACTTAGGAACCTGGGGGCTGCTTCCCACCACCCTCCGATCCAATCAGTCATTGTGTCTTGTAGCTCTGCCTTCTTAGTAAGCCTGCTCTTCCTACCTCTCCTGCTGCCTGGGGGGTTTGCATGCAGGCTCTctggccaaggccaaggccagcAGTAACCTCCTAtaggcctcccagcctccagcctctctcctagcgccccccccccccctccactgcTGCCAGCAAAAGCTACAGAAAAGCAGCCTGAGCCACACCACTATACAGAGCAGTCATGAACGAGACACCCACTGGCTGAATTTGCCTTGCAGATGCGAACTGCTCAGCACTCACAGTGTTGGAAACATTTTTGAATTAGTGCCCAATATTTTAACGTGAGGACATTTCACACAAATGACTTGaggtttctggcttcttttggcAACCCTGGGCCTTTTGTTTCCTCGCAGCAACCATGGCAGGATCTGGGTAGAGGCGCCCCCTTCTGGCCAGCAGGTGTGAGTGCCTCCTTACCCTGCCcccagaggcacagggaggccaAGTGTCAGCTGCTGTTTATCACTGACTTGCACTGTTAGGAGGGAAATGTATCTTGTAACTAGGTCTTTATCAGAAGtcgagaaatagaaaatagacaaaaggaCAGTGTATTCTGAGAATTCTGAGAGTGCTTATTTCCGGAGTGAATAATATTTCCCTAGGTTTAATACACAAAGTGTCTCTGTGAAGGAAAAATATGCCTAGACCATCCCCTGTGCCTGTAGGCATCTGCCCTTATCATGTGACCCTCCTCACCACTTATCAAACTCCTAAATGGGCCCCACCTCTCCAGCCCTCTCACTTTGCTCCCCAAGTTAGGAGCCACCAGCAGCTGTCTGGATTGCTGCCCCCTCCCCGAAATCCACTCATTCTCTGCTcccatggtttttatttttaattttttttccccatggtttTTAAACTCTGGTCCCTGGAGCAGCAGCAGTGGTGCTGTATGTGCTTTAGCTTGCTAGAAATTCCAATTCTTcagtcccaccccagacctactgagtcagaatctgcacCTACCCAAGATGCCCAAAGAGTCTGCAGGTGCAAATTGGTGAAGCCGCTTTAGAGAGGAGGCTTGGTTGGCATTCATCAGGCTGTGCTCCCCTGCACCCTCGACCCCAAGGATACATAGTGGAACCTCATTAGATGTGCATGTAACTTCactttttgagaaaaattgagagagaaacaaatattATTGTCTTGGGAGCTTCTGAGAAACATAGCCTGGCCCTTGAGGGGCTTACATTAGGTGGAAGGGACAGACCTATAAGTGATTTCAAGAGAACTGACAGGCTGTGACTGAGCATGCTCAGGGTGCTATAGGAACAGAGAGGGGCAGGGCATGTCTCCATGCACGGGGTTGAGAGACAGTGTCTGGAGGAAATGATGCCCAAGATGAAAGtttgagggggaggaggaggccaggccaGAGGTGATGAGAGATGATCAGAAAGAGGAGAGGCACATGAAGAAGCATCATTCATAAAATTGGCTGAGTACCTTGCCTGTGACAGGCCTGGAAACCCCATTCCTGGCGTCAAAGCTCCTACTGCCAGGGGGACAGGCATCTAAACAAATCCTGTGGTGAGAACAAGGGTCACAATACAGGGCACTGGGCTCAAAGCCATGTGTAAGAGGAGACTCAGTGCAAGGAGACTCCCTCAAAATTACCCTCGGAAATCTCTGGAATTCCTAGCTTCTGAGTCCTCAGAAGCTCCCAAGATggtaatttttgtttctgttggcTTTTTGGCCTGCCTGGCCTCCCTTCCCCTGGGCAATGAAGGACAAAACAAGAGTGTTTCTCTCTCAATTTTTCATAATTGCAGAGACAGGGTTTAGGAGTTTCTAGGAAACTCACCTCAAGTAACATTGGTAAGCCAGTGGGAATAGATGGACACCAAACTTGACAAAGAGACAGAATGGATGAGGTGGAGAAAAGTACAATTTATTTTGATGAGTATTTAGTTAGTGAGAAATAGGAAAGATTTGCCCCTGTCCTTAGGGTGTTTGTAGTCTTACTGGGAAGACAAACACAAAGGAGAATCGTAGAACCAAATACCCCCAAAGTGTGTGGTGAAAACAGTAGGTGTGACCGGAAGTCAGAAAGGAGAGCATGTAGAGTTAGAAATGTGCTTGACTGGCCCCTATAGGAGTGGTCAGACCCTGCCAGACCCTAGGGGGCTTGCACAGTCCTGCTGGAGCCGAGTGCAGAGGGGACAAGCTATTATGGATACTGTTGGGGTGTATCCAACAGTATCCTTCCATGAGCTAGGAGGAGGATTATTTCTCCCTGAGGCCTCTGGGAGCAGGGTGATTTGGGGTTAGCAGGGGAGGGCTATGGCTTTGCATTCTGCTAGGTTTCAGAGGGTCTGAGTCAGTCAGGACTGGTTCTGGAAGGTAAAGGGGGAGGGGGTCTTAGGTTGGCCCTGGGAGTTCTGAGtcattttagggatttttttttctgtttcgtGTATATGAGTTTCAAGGATTGATTATTGATAAAAGCAGAGGCATTGCTCCAGCTCAACATTAGTCCTTCAGGTTTTCACTGAAATCATTTTAGCTTCAAGGTTCTTCCATCCTGAAAGCATCTTCTTGGGATTCCACAGGACTGAACAGGTGATGGTTCACTTTCTTTACTAGAAAAGCACATCAGACTTTTGGGCAGAGATTTTCTAGTAGGCCAGAGTAAAGCccaagtgcatgtgtgtgtgtatgtataactatatacatattatacagaactatattatatattatgtgtataactatatataaggtactacatataaaatttattagtatgtgtttatatataacatataacatatgtaGTGTattatatacagttgacccttgaacaatacaggGTTAGGGGAACTGATCCCCTGCAtagttgaaaatctgtgtataatttttttttaatttttatttatttatgatagtcgcacagagagagagagagagagagagaggcagagacacaggcagagggagaagcaggctccatgcaccgggagcccgacgtgggactcgatcccgggtctccaggatcgcgccctgggccaaaggcaggcgccaaaccgctgcaccacccagggatccctgtgtataatttttgactccctcCAAAACTTAATAGTCTACTGTTCACCAAAAGCCTTACTGATGACATAAACAGTTGATCAACATATATTTTGCatgtcatatgtattatatatgtattcttacagtaaagtaagctagagaaaagaaaatgttattaagaaaatcacaaggaagagaaaatacaatttcAGTACCGTAttgtatttctcaaaaaaaaaatctacatataaggGGACCTATGTAGTTCAAACCTGTAGTGCTCAAGGCTCAACTATATatggttacacacacacacacacacacacactgacacccacacccacacatacactccaggtgattctggtgcaTGGTATTAGAATACCGTCCTCACCTGACATAGGTGGGTGCCTGGGACTGACTGGCCTACACTGCAGTGGCATAGGCTGGGATGTTGACATGTTTTACTACCTCCCTGGGGGGGAAGTGTTAGCCATCTTCTTCCTTGATGCATAGGaaaaatttccagttttccttccagAATACAACTAAAGACCTTGCCATCACGGTTCTAAGAGTCACCAGGAGCTAcacaggtattttaaaaatgccaaagtCTTCTCAGATGGGCTGGAAATTCCCAGTTCTGTCTGTGCCTCACGATGGGGGGCATTTTCCACACCTTTGATCACTCTGAATCTAGGGTTCCCCAAAGTGGCAACAGGGCATATAAGAAGGAAGTTGGGGAAAGAATGTCTCCTTTCAGGACAACAATCATGTTGTTACCTCTTATTGGGCTTTTTGGAAAATGGGTGAGGATGGGGTGGAGTGAGGTGGGAGGGTAGGGTGAGTATGGGTGGCAGGCTGATATTAGG of the Vulpes lagopus strain Blue_001 chromosome 5, ASM1834538v1, whole genome shotgun sequence genome contains:
- the MAPRE3 gene encoding microtubule-associated protein RP/EB family member 3 isoform X1, which produces MAVNVYSTSVTSENLSRHDMLAWVNDSLHLNYTKIEQLCSGAAYCQFMDMLFPGCVHLRKVKFQAKLEHEYIHNFKVLQAAFKKMGVDKIIPVEKLVKGKFQDNFEFIQWFKKFFDANYDGKDYNPLLARQGQDVAPPPNPGDQIFNKSKKLIGTAVPQRTSPTGPKNMQTSGRLSNVAPPCILRKNPPSARNGGHETDAQILELNQQLLDLKLTVDGLEKERDFYFSKLRDIELICQEHESENSPVISGIIGILYATEEGFAPPEDDEIEEHQQEDQDEY
- the MAPRE3 gene encoding microtubule-associated protein RP/EB family member 3 isoform X2, with protein sequence MAVNVYSTSVTSENLSRHDMLAWVNDSLHLNYTKIEQLCSGAAYCQFMDMLFPGCVHLRKVKFQAKLEHEYIHNFKVLQAAFKKMGVDKIIPVEKLVKGKFQDNFEFIQWFKKFFDANYDGKDYNPLLARQGQDVAPPPNPVPQRTSPTGPKNMQTSGRLSNVAPPCILRKNPPSARNGGHETDAQILELNQQLLDLKLTVDGLEKERDFYFSKLRDIELICQEHESENSPVISGIIGILYATEEGFAPPEDDEIEEHQQEDQDEY